CTGGCCGCCCTGCACTGCGTCGCCGACTTCGACATGAATAGAGCCGACGGTGCCTGCAGCCGGGGCCGTAATCTCGGTTTCCATCTTCATTGCCTCGAGAATGAGCAGCACCTCCCCAGCCTCAATCTTCTGGCCTTCCTCGACCAAAATCTTGCTGACCGAACCTGCCAGTGGCGCCACCACCGAATTGGCGGAGACACCCGAGACACTAGCGGTGGCCGGCTCAACGGAAGCGCTCGACGATCCACCCAACACGATGGGCGAAAGACGCTTGGGCTCCTCAACTACTTCAACGTCGACATCGTAGGCAATGCCGCCGACAGTCACTTTCAATTTCATGGCTCAACAATCCTCACGTAGCAAAAGTCAATGAGTCAGACTCAATTAAGTCGGGTATCGAAAATTTCCAACTAACGCAGGTTGCGCTGCTGCTGGATCTGGCGTCCCTGCGCAGCCCACGTCTTATGGCGGTTGTATCGAATTGCCTTCACCTTGCCGCGATTGCCCAGGTACGCAGACACTGCTGCCGAAATGGCGATGACAGTATCCTCGGGGATATCTGCGTCCACGCGTTTGCGCAGTTCAGCCAACTCGCTCTCTGCCTGATTCAGTCGTGCCGTGGCCTTCTGCAAGCTTGTCGAGGTCGCATCCAACCGGTCGGTCAGTTCAGCGACGAGCGCTCGCAGCTCCTTAATCTCACCGATGCCGTCAGACATTACTGTGGCCCCAATCCGTGCTTCTTGGCCGGGCGAACCTCCCGCTTGTTACGCAGAACCGACAGTGCGTCAGCCACACGCAGGCGGGTTTCCGCCGGGTCAATCACGTCGTCGACCAGTCCGCGCGAGGCGGCGACATACGGCGTCGAGAAGCGTGTCTTGTATTCGGCGATACGCTCGTCGCGCACGCGCGCCTGCTCTTCCTCGTCGCCCGCGGCGGCAATTTCCTTTCGGAAGACCACGTTGACCGCACCCTCTGCGCCCATCACCGCAATTTCCGCGGTCGGCCATGCGAATACGTAGTCCGCGCCGAGGTCCTTCGAGCACATCGCCAGGTACGCACCGCCGTAGGCCTTACGCATGACGACGGTCACCTTAGGCACAGACGCTGCGGAGTATGCGTAGAGCATCTTTGCGCCGTGGCGGATGATGCCGCCATGCTCCTGGGTGACGCCCGGCATGAAGCCAGGAACGTCAACCAGGGTGACCAGCGGGATGTTAAAGGCATTGCAGAAGCGGATGAACTTTGCGCCCTTGTCCGAGGAATTGATGTCCAGCACACCGGACATCACGTTCGGTTGGTTGGCGACAAAGCCCACGGTACGACCCAAAACTCGACCAAAACCAACGACTAGGTTGGTGGCAAAACCCGCCTGGCACTCGAGGAAGTCGCCATTGTCGGCGATACGGATTATGACCTCGCGGACGTCGTAGCCCTTCTTGCCATCGACGGGGACGATGTCGCGGAGCTCTGGATCCGGCTCGGCGTCGAATACCGGATCCACGATTGGTGGCTCTTCCGTGTTGTTCTGTGGCAGGAAGCTTAAGAGCTTCTGCGCAATCAGGATGGCCTGCTCGTCATCGTCGGCAACGAAGTCAATATTGCCGGCCTTGGCCATGTGCGCATCAGCGCCACCGAGCTGCTCGGAGGTGATTTCCTCGCCGGTCACCGACTTAATAACGCCCGGGCCGGTGATGAACATCTGTGCCTTGCGAGTCTGAATGATGAAGTCGGTCAGCGCTGGCGAGTAGGCAGCGCCTCCAGCACATGGGCCTGCAATGATGGAAATCTGCGGCACCAGACCGGAAAGCCAGACATTGTTGTAGAAGACCTGGCCGTAGCCCGACAGAGAGTCAATCCCCTCTTGAATGCGAGCACCACCGGAGTCGTTGATAAACACGAACGGAGTGCCGTTGTCGGCAGCAGCGCGCATGGTGGCCGCAACCTTGCGGGACTGCGTTTCACCAGCGGAGCCACCCATGACCGTGAAGTCCTGGGAGGCCACGTGCACTGCCCGGCCGAGAACCGCGGCAGTGCCGGTGACCACACCGTCGGCAGGCGCGTCGGCAGTATCCATGCCGAAGTCGGTGGTGCGGTGAGTCATGAACATGCCGGTTTCACGGAAAGTGCCCTCGTCGACGAAGTTGTCGATACGCTCGCGGGCAGTCATCTTCCCACGTTCGTGCTGCTTGGCCTGGCGGGCTTCACCGCCACCGGCCTCAACACGGCGACGCTGAGCATCCAAATAATCCAGGCGCTCCGCCATCGAGGCGTCGACGCCCGGCGCGACGGCATCCGCCGAATTCGGCTGGTTTGCTGAACTTTGCGACATTGCTATCTCTTCTCCCGATGTTCCTAGGCGGGTTCCACCTGGACGGTCTGTGAGCGACCGCCAACGGTGACCTTGTAGCGAATTGGCTCGCGAATGGCATTGGCAGCACCTGAGGCTTGCTCCGCCTCGCGCTTGAGCTGTTCGGCAGTCTTACCGACGTTCTTCGGCCCTTCGCCGCGCGTGGTGAAGAATCCCGGTGCGACGGATGGGAACAGTGCGTTGGTCAGGACGTCCTCGGCGGTGCCGTTGTAACCGTCGAGCTCCTTGGCCTGCTTGACCAGGTCGTCCCACTCTGGTTCGAGGAGATCAGCCGGGCGAACCGTGATTTCTTCCTTCTTGGTCTGTTCCGCTGCCTGCTTAATCAGCTCTGGGTTGCGCTCACCAGGACACTGCCCGTAATAGCCGAGCATGAGGTCGGCGAACTCAGCCGTCATAACCTTGTAGCGTCCCATCAGTACGTTAAACACAGCTTGCGTGCCGACGATCTGCGAGCTCGGAGTCACCAGCGGCGGGTAACCGGCGTCCTTTCGGACAATCGGTACTTCACGCATGACCTCTTCGACGCGGTCGCCCGCGCCCTGGGCCTTGAGCTGGTTTTCCATGTTCGACAACATGCCGCCAGGAATCTGCGACATGAAAATGTCGGTATTGACCAGGGTTTTCGACTCGAACTCTGCGTACTTCGGACGCACCTTGCGGAAGTGGTCACGAATGGTGATCAGATTATCCATGTTCAGGTCGGTGGTGTAGTCGGTTCCCTCCAACATTTCCACCAGCGACTCGGTCGGGTTGTGTCCCGGCCCCAGCGACATCGACGAAATTGCTGTGTCCACGACATCCGCACCAGCTTCGATGGCCTTCATCAAAGTCACCATGGTGACACCGGTAGTCGAGTGACAGTGGACATTAATCTGGGTGTCCTCGCCGTAAGTTTCCTTGATGCCGCGGATGATGTCGTAAGCCGGCTGGGGTTTCAGCAGCGCTGCCATGTCCTTCAACGCAATGGAGTCCGCCCCCATATCCAGTAGACGACCAGCGAGCTTAACGTACCCGTCGACGTCGTGAAGCGGAGACGTCGTGTAGCAGATCGTGCCCTGCGCGTGCTTGTCGACGTTCTTGACCGCGCGCATGGCGTGCTCGAGATTGCGTGGATCGTTGAGGGCGTCGAAAACACGGAATACGTCCATGCCGTTTTCAGCGGACTTTTCGACGAACTTGTCAACCACCATGTCCTCGTAGTGGCGGTAGCCGAGGAGATTCTGACCGCGCAGCAGCATCTGCAGGCGGCTGTTCGGCATCAGTTTGCGGAATGTCCGCAGTCGCTCCCAGGGGTCTTCGTTGAGGAAGCGAATGCAAGCGTCGAAGGTTGCGCCACCCCAGCACTCCACACTCCAAAAACCGGCCTTGTCCATTTCTTCACAGACATCGACCATGTCTTCCATAGCCATTCGCGTTGCCATGAGGCTCTGATGAGCGTCTCGGAACGCTACTTCCGTTACACCAATGGTTCGTGGACTCATAATTCCAAAAGTAAAGGCCTTTGGGAATCTTCGCGCGTTGGTGACCGCGAATATTGGGGATTCGGCGCCCACCAAGGTGCGTTTAGAGTGTCAAATTGCCCACTTGCAGGGTTAAATACTTATTTTCGCGCGAACTTTACACGCTTAACCGTTCAACTCGACTTTTTGTCTGGGGGTCGTTTTTGCGAAGTGCGCTCGGCGAATAGGACGGTTTGCGCGCCCACACGGGACTGAAAATGGCTCATGTTTTTTACAAAGCGGTTAAGGTAGTCACATGAACCAAGCAAATACAGTCGGCGATTATCAAGTATGGCCGGGTGAGCCTTACCCGCTCGGATCTACCTACGACGGCGCTGGCACCAACTTTGCGCTCTTTTCCGATGTTGCGGAAAAGGTGGAGCTTTGTCTGATTAGCGCCGAAGGCGAAGAAACACGCATTGCGCTGGAAGAAGTCGATGCGCATATCTGGCACTGCTACATCCCGTCCATCATGCCGGGTCAGCGCTACGCCTACCGTGTACACGGCCCATTCGATCCGGCAAACGGTAAGCGTTGTGACCCCAACAAGCTGCTGGTCGACCCATACGCCAAGGCTTTCGACGGCGAATTCGACGGTCACCCATCACTGTTCAACTATGACATTCATGACCACTCGAAGCGCAACACCGAGGACAGCCTGGGGCACACCATGACCTCCGTGGTCATCAACCCATTCTTCGACTGGGGCGCTGACCGCGCACCTCGCACGCCGTACAACGAGACCGTGATTTACGAGGCCCATGTCAAGGGCATGACCATGACTCACCCGGAGATTCCTGAGGAGCTACGCGGTACCTATGCCGGTCTCGCTCATCCGGCGATCATTGACTACCTCAAGGACCTTGGTGTCACGGCTATCGAACTGATGCCTGTCCACCAGTTCCTCCAGGACGACCACCTGCGTGAAAAGGGGCTGCGCAACTACTGGGGCTACAACACCTTCGGCTTCCTGGCGCCACACCAGGACTACTCGGCTTCCCAAAAGCCAGGCGGCGCAGTCAGCGAGTTCAAGGGCATGGTGCGCGCATTTCACGATGCGGGGATTGAGGTTATCCTCGACGTGGTCTACAATCACACCGCTGAGGGCAACCACATGGGCCCAACCATCTGCTTCCGAGGCATCGACAACGAGGCCTACTACCGTTTGGTCGAGGGTGACCGCCAGCACTACATGGACTACACCGGCACCGGTAACTCCCTGAACGTGCGCCACCCGCACTCCCTGCAGCTGATTATGGATTCGCTGCGCTACTGGGTCTCCGAGATGCATGTCGACGGCTTCCGCTTCGATTTGGCCTCCACCCTGGCTCGAGAATTCCACGATGTGGATCGCCTCTCCGCCTTCTTTGACTTGGTGCAGCAGGATCCGATTGTCAGCCAGGTCAAGCTCATCGCAGAGCCGTGGGATGTCGGCGAAGGCGGCTACCAGGTCGGTAACTTCCCACCGCAGTGGACTGAATGGAACGGTAAATACCGCGACACTATCCGCGACTTCTGGCGCGGTGAGCCATCCACGCTCGGCGAGTTCGCTTCGCGTATCACCGGTTCCTCGGACCTGTATGCAAACAATGACCGCCGCCCAACTGCGTCGATTAACTTCGTGACCGCGCACGACGGTTTCACTCTCAACGACTTGGTCAGCTACAACGAGAAGCAGAATATGGCCAACGGCGAGGACAACCGCGATGGCGAGTCCCACAACCGTTCGTGGAACTGCGGTGTGGAAGGCCCGACCGACGACGAGCGCGTTCTTTCTCTGCGCTCCCGTCAGCATCGTAACTTCCTGACCACTCTCCTACTGTCCCAGGGCACTCCAATGATTAGCCACGGCGACGAAATGGGACGTGGCCAGAAGGGCAATAACAACGTCTACTGTCAAGACAACCGTTTGTCATGGGTGGACTGGAATCAGACTCGTACTAACTCTGAACTGGTCGAATACACCCAGTTCCTGACTGAACTGCGTGCGGAACACCCAGTCTTCCGGCGCCGCCGCTTCCTGCGCGGTGGCCCGCTCGGTGCGGAAACCGATGATCGTGACATTGCCTGGCTGACCTATGAGGGTCGTGTCATGACTACCGATGACTGGAACTTCGACTTCGGCAAGTCGTTGATGGTCTGGCTCAACGGCGATGCCATCACTGAACCTGATCGCCGAGGTCACCGGATTGAAGATGACTCCTTCCTCCTGTGCTTCAACGCCCACCACGAGGACATCATGTTCCAAATTCCGGGCACCGAATACGCACACAGCTGGGAAGTCATCATCGACACCACAGAGATTACGGGTCGACCGACTCGCGAGCGCATCGTTGAGCCGGAAGGCGAGCTCCGCGTGCCGGCCCGTTCGACCATCGTGCTGATCGAGCGCCACTAGCCGCGTCCGCGTTGGATCCTACACAAAAAATCCCCTGTCGGCGGAAGACTTTTCTTCCACTGACAGGGGATTTTCGGCTCTGAGTTCAACTCAAAACAGGGTTTGGGTCAACACAGCACTGCGGGAGCCGAGCTGGCGTGAAGTCTTCTTACGCAGATGCGCGCATATTAAACTCCGCCTGAGAGTTCAACCAGTACTCCGGCTCGGTGTCAAAGTAGTCGGACAGTCGATTTGCGAGGTCAGTGGTGACCGCAGTGCGGCCGGTGCGAAAGCGCTCCAGAGTTGAGCTTGGCACGCCGATGGCAAGAGCCAGTCGGTAGATAGAGAGGTGTCGCGGCTCGAGGAAATTATCGTTCAAGATAGAACCAGGGTGCACAGGATGCGTGCTCAAAATGTTTACTCCTTATTTCATCGCTTCACTGGCATACGTTGTTTCCGCTTTGCCCTTCGCTTGAGCTCGAAAGCTCGAACGACCAGTTACCGCCGTTCGTCGAAAAGTATAAGGAGCGCCCGCTCAAAATGCATCCGGACATTTAACCTCCCAAAACATGTGGTTTTCAGGGGTACAGACACCCCCACTGTCCGAACACTCCATAAATATTCCTATTTCTGTGGACATTTCCACATTGTCGGAAGCCACATGTACTCGGCTAGAACCGCAGGTACCGCAGCCTCTATGGGGCTCAATCCGCCATCGGCGCTACCATCTAGTGCATGACTACGACCACGCCATCCTCCGAG
The sequence above is drawn from the Corynebacterium jeikeium genome and encodes:
- a CDS encoding biotin/lipoyl-binding protein; translation: MKLKVTVGGIAYDVDVEVVEEPKRLSPIVLGGSSSASVEPATASVSGVSANSVVAPLAGSVSKILVEEGQKIEAGEVLLILEAMKMETEITAPAAGTVGSIHVEVGDAVQGGQGLVSID
- a CDS encoding acyl-CoA carboxylase subunit beta, producing MSQSSANQPNSADAVAPGVDASMAERLDYLDAQRRRVEAGGGEARQAKQHERGKMTARERIDNFVDEGTFRETGMFMTHRTTDFGMDTADAPADGVVTGTAAVLGRAVHVASQDFTVMGGSAGETQSRKVAATMRAAADNGTPFVFINDSGGARIQEGIDSLSGYGQVFYNNVWLSGLVPQISIIAGPCAGGAAYSPALTDFIIQTRKAQMFITGPGVIKSVTGEEITSEQLGGADAHMAKAGNIDFVADDDEQAILIAQKLLSFLPQNNTEEPPIVDPVFDAEPDPELRDIVPVDGKKGYDVREVIIRIADNGDFLECQAGFATNLVVGFGRVLGRTVGFVANQPNVMSGVLDINSSDKGAKFIRFCNAFNIPLVTLVDVPGFMPGVTQEHGGIIRHGAKMLYAYSAASVPKVTVVMRKAYGGAYLAMCSKDLGADYVFAWPTAEIAVMGAEGAVNVVFRKEIAAAGDEEEQARVRDERIAEYKTRFSTPYVAASRGLVDDVIDPAETRLRVADALSVLRNKREVRPAKKHGLGPQ
- a CDS encoding methylmalonyl-CoA carboxytransferase subunit 5S, whose protein sequence is MSPRTIGVTEVAFRDAHQSLMATRMAMEDMVDVCEEMDKAGFWSVECWGGATFDACIRFLNEDPWERLRTFRKLMPNSRLQMLLRGQNLLGYRHYEDMVVDKFVEKSAENGMDVFRVFDALNDPRNLEHAMRAVKNVDKHAQGTICYTTSPLHDVDGYVKLAGRLLDMGADSIALKDMAALLKPQPAYDIIRGIKETYGEDTQINVHCHSTTGVTMVTLMKAIEAGADVVDTAISSMSLGPGHNPTESLVEMLEGTDYTTDLNMDNLITIRDHFRKVRPKYAEFESKTLVNTDIFMSQIPGGMLSNMENQLKAQGAGDRVEEVMREVPIVRKDAGYPPLVTPSSQIVGTQAVFNVLMGRYKVMTAEFADLMLGYYGQCPGERNPELIKQAAEQTKKEEITVRPADLLEPEWDDLVKQAKELDGYNGTAEDVLTNALFPSVAPGFFTTRGEGPKNVGKTAEQLKREAEQASGAANAIREPIRYKVTVGGRSQTVQVEPA
- the glgX gene encoding glycogen debranching enzyme GlgX; its protein translation is MNQANTVGDYQVWPGEPYPLGSTYDGAGTNFALFSDVAEKVELCLISAEGEETRIALEEVDAHIWHCYIPSIMPGQRYAYRVHGPFDPANGKRCDPNKLLVDPYAKAFDGEFDGHPSLFNYDIHDHSKRNTEDSLGHTMTSVVINPFFDWGADRAPRTPYNETVIYEAHVKGMTMTHPEIPEELRGTYAGLAHPAIIDYLKDLGVTAIELMPVHQFLQDDHLREKGLRNYWGYNTFGFLAPHQDYSASQKPGGAVSEFKGMVRAFHDAGIEVILDVVYNHTAEGNHMGPTICFRGIDNEAYYRLVEGDRQHYMDYTGTGNSLNVRHPHSLQLIMDSLRYWVSEMHVDGFRFDLASTLAREFHDVDRLSAFFDLVQQDPIVSQVKLIAEPWDVGEGGYQVGNFPPQWTEWNGKYRDTIRDFWRGEPSTLGEFASRITGSSDLYANNDRRPTASINFVTAHDGFTLNDLVSYNEKQNMANGEDNRDGESHNRSWNCGVEGPTDDERVLSLRSRQHRNFLTTLLLSQGTPMISHGDEMGRGQKGNNNVYCQDNRLSWVDWNQTRTNSELVEYTQFLTELRAEHPVFRRRRFLRGGPLGAETDDRDIAWLTYEGRVMTTDDWNFDFGKSLMVWLNGDAITEPDRRGHRIEDDSFLLCFNAHHEDIMFQIPGTEYAHSWEVIIDTTEITGRPTRERIVEPEGELRVPARSTIVLIERH
- the higA gene encoding addiction module antidote protein, HigA family — protein: MSTHPVHPGSILNDNFLEPRHLSIYRLALAIGVPSSTLERFRTGRTAVTTDLANRLSDYFDTEPEYWLNSQAEFNMRASA